CTGCGGTGTCTGCGACAACGGCGGTTGAGACACAATGGTCGATGCTCGTGCCGGCAGTCAGCATGAATCTGAAAGAGGTCGAGCGGAACAAGCGCGAACGGCACACGCTCTGGCGCTATGCGATCCTGCGCCTCCATGAGGTCGTGCAGGATATCGTGCCGCACCTGACCGACGGGGATCGGAACCGTTTCGATACCGGGCTTAGCCGGGTCTTCGTCGACAATTACGCAGCGGTCCCATCCGCGATCCGCAGACTGCTGGCGCTGCGCGAAGCAGGCGTGATCCGCGTGCTGGAACTGGGACCGGATTGTGAAATGGATGTGAACGAACACGGCACTTCGATCGCCGCCGGGAATTCCGTCCATCGCTTTCGAATATTCATCGACGCGCGCGGGCAGAAGCCGCTTGAGACGAAGGACTTGCCGTTTCCGACATTGTGCGCGCAGTTGCGGGCGGCCGGCGGTGACGTTCCAAATATCGATGACGCTTATACATTGCCGGGGCCGGCTGTCGCGCGGGGGCCCCAATGCCTTCGGCGCTGCCCTACCTGATGCACGATCGGCCCTTCGTGCAAGGCATCACCGCAAGCGCCGAAATCGGTGCAGAGATCGGAAAAGCAGTATCGAGACGCGATCTTCGCCCGACATGTGGATGAAAGGCGCCGAAGTTCGAGGATATCGGGCTCGCCCCATCAAGACTTAGCGGAAACGACGGTTCAATGGACAAGACCGCTTTGACGCAGACCATCGAGCACGAACTGAACAGCCAGGGCGGCCAGCAGGACGCCGGAAATGCGTCCGACGACGTCCGAACCGGTCTGGCCAAGACAACGCTGAAGCACGTCCGCGAGAAGCATGGCGACGAAAGTGAGCGCCAGGCAAACGGCGAGGATCACGAGCACCGCAAGCTCGTCCGACCAGCGCTCCAGACGGCTCATCAGAAGCACGACGGCCGAGAGGCTTCCAGGACCCGCGATCATCGGAAAGGCCAGCGGCAGCACGGCAATGTCGCCCGGACGTTCGGCCTCGCGATGCTCGCCTTCGCTGATGGACGACAGGCCGGGACTCGCAAAGGTCAGCGTCAGGGCCTGCAAAAAAAGCAGAATGCCGCCCGCTATCTGGAAGGCCGGGAGTGTGACATGCAGAAGGCCGAGCAGCAGATTGCCTCCAAGCGCGAAGAGCAGCAGCATGACGCCGGCAATGCTGACCGAGCGTGCGGCGAGGCTCGTGCGGCGCGATCGGTGCACGCCGGTCGTGAGGCTGGCGAACACCGCCGCGGTCTCGATCGGGCCGATGGTGACGAAAAGGGTCACGAAGGCCGACCAAAGGCTGAGCGAAATATCCATCGCGGCGCATTATGCCGATGCGCTGTGGCTGCCGCCGCGCCGCTGCCGGTCAATCATCACGCAGAGCTTATCGTCCGGGATGCCGTCGAGACGCTGCAGCACGTCCACGATGTCGTCGAACGACACCGGCGTCTTGGCGCCCGGTGCGAGGCGAAGGTCAGGACGGCACTCGACTGAACAGGCATCAGAGGCCCAGGATGAAAGGATCGCGCGCTTCTCCGACAGCGAAAGCGTCGCGTCCGCCAGGACATCCTTCGGGCGGCGGAAATACCGCGCCGGCGTCAGCAGCCGATCGAGTTCATCGTCGCCGGTATAGGGCCGGCAGGGCGGCATTGGATTTGTATCTTTGCCATCGTCGAACATCGCAGCCTCCCGGTTTTTTCCCTTTCCCTAGTAGAGAGCGAAGCGGGCCGGCGAGCGGCCCGCTTCGCGCGTCAAAGTGCTGACCGGCCCTTTGGCTCCGGAGCGGCGCTCCACCTTGCCTGGATCGGCCTCGCCGCGGCAGGGGCCGCGGGGTCGCCGCAATCGCCGCTGGTCTGCGAAACGACCTGCGGCTTGCCGCCGGTTTCGGGCGCACGGATCTGGATCGTTCGGACGCAGGAGCGCGCGCCGTTCGTGGTTACGATCCAGCTAGAGCTGCTGGTGCCCGGCGGCAGGGCGCGGCGCGCCGCGTCGTTCAGACCACCGTTCGGGGCTTGCAGCGCTTGCACCTGACGCAGCATCGCATCCATCTGCCGGTCCATGGCCGCATCCAGCGCCTCGAAGTCTGCAAAGGGCCGGGTCCGGTTCGCCGGGACCGTCCAGAAGAACGGATGCGCATCGAAGACGATCTTCGGCGCGACATCGCCCGTGTACTGGACATGCTCCACGCCGCCACCGGGCAATGGGATCGTGATGTCGTGGACGGCGGGGCGGCTGGCGGCCAAAGCAACCGACCCTGCTAGCAGCAGCGTGCCCGCACCGGCCGCCACGACGGGAAGGAATGATTTCATGGCTGTCTCCCTGGCCGTGGGTTTCAGACGGCCGGAAATCTAGCGCGGGAAATCGGACCTTCAAGATCCGAGCGTCTGTTCTGCCGTGAAATTTTTGAAGGGTTCGCTGTCGACGACGGAGGCCGGACGAATCGAAAACAACGCGTCAGAGCGCCGAAGTCTTCATGTCAGGCGCAGAAATTTTCCTGAGGCAAAGACCTTGAAGAGATCGGCCGGACTTCTAGATCGAATCCCGCCGGACGCCCGTCGTGGGTCCGGATAGTTCTTATTCCAGGACGAAACTCGTATCCGTGTTGCTCGAAAGGAGGATGTGGCTATGAGAGACACGATCGACATCACCAATTTCGGCCGGTCGGCGATCGGCTTCGAGCGCATGCTCGACTTGCTGCGCAGCAATCTGGGCGATCCTGGCGACAGCTATCCACCCTACAATATCGAAAAGACCGGGGACGACCGCTACCGCATCGTGCTGGCCGTAGCCGGTTTCGCCGACAGCGAGCTGACCGTCACGCAGGAGCAGAATCGGCTGATCGTTACCGGACAGAAAGACGAGACACCGAAGCGCGGTACGTTCCTCCATCAGGGGATCGCCGGGCAGCCCTTCACGCGGCATTTCGGTCTCGCCGACTACGTCCAGGTTCGCGAGGCCAGACTGGCCAACGGATTGCTGACCATCGAGCTCGACCGCCAGTTGCCCGAGGCGATGAAACCGCGGCGCATAGCGATCGGCGGCGAGACCAATGCTTCGGCTGCGAAGCGCGCGGCCTGACCGGGACCAGCAAGACGAAATCGGCGGGCGTCGCGGAGCGCGCCGCCCGCTCATCAATGAAGGAGAAGACCATGAACATGCGCAGTCTCATTCCCTGGGCACGCGAAACCGCGTTGCCCGCCAACCGTTCCACCGACGAGCCCAGCCCGTTCCTGTCGCTGCACCGGCAGGTCAACCGGCTGTTCGACGATTTTTTCCGCGACTTCGACGCGCCGCTGGCGCGCGGCTGGTCGGCAGGCTGGCCGAGCGTCGAGGTCAGCGACGGGGACAAGGAGGTGACGGTCGTGGCCGAGCTTCCCGGGCTCGACGAGAAGGACATCGACATCACGTTGCGCGACGGCATTCTGACGCTCAAGGGCGAGAAGAAACACGAGAGCAACGGCGCCGTTTACAGCGAGCGCTGGCACGGGCAGTTCGCCCGCGCGATCCCGCTGGGGTCGGATGTCGATGCCGATAAGGTGAGGGCCGCGTTCAACAAGGGCGTGCTGACGATCACGCTCCCGAAACGGCCAGAGGCGCAGAGCAGCGTCAAGCGCATCGCGATCAATCGCGACTGACGTCCGCGTCGGGTGGCACGCCAGTCCGTTCGCGTGCCACCCGTTCCGCGAATTTGCCTGCGACAGCGGGTGAACCGCCGCCAATTCGGCGGTCAAGTCCGCCGGCTCCGAGGTGGAACGAAGGCAAACGTCGAACGTCCGGCCTGTCCGTTCCAGGTGCCATACCCCCCCAAGTTAACTTATTGTAATTATTAGGTTAGTGCCGGCAGAATTTTTTGGCACTCCCCTCTTGAACCTGCCAGCACGTTTTCTAAATCGACAATCGTCCGGCGCGGAGCCGGGCTCTGGACACCGTTGTTTTGCAATTGGAGGAACTGCATGCATTTCCGTCCCTTGCACGACCGCGTGGTTGTGCGCCGCATCGAGGCCGATCAGAAGACGGCCGGCGGCATCATCATCCCTGACACCGCGCAGGAAAAGCCGCAGGAGGGCGAAGTCGTCTCCGTCGGTCCCGGCGCGCGCAACGACCGGGGCGAGCTGATCGCGACCGAGCTCAAGCCCGGCGACCGGGTGCTGTTCGGCAAATGGTCGGGCACCGAGGTCAAGATCGACGGTCAGGAGCTGTTGATCATGAAGGAGACCGACATCATGGGCGTGATCGAGAAGGTCGCGTCGTTCAAAAAGGCCGCCTGATCGGGGCCTCCAAGCTGTTTGAGCCTAGGAAAGGAGTGAGAGGCAAATGGCTGCGAAGGAAGTCAAATTCTCAACCGACGCGCGCGAGAAGATGCTGCGCGGCGTCGATATTCTGGCAAACGCCGTGAAGGTGACGCTGGGTCCCAAGGGCCGCAATGTCGTCATCGAGAAGTCGTTCGGCGCGCCGCGCATCACCAAGGATGGCGTGACGGTCGCCAAGGAAGTGGAGCTCGAAGACAAGTTCGAGAACATGGGCGCCCAGATGGTGCGCGAAGTCGCGAGCAAGACCAACGATCTGGCCGGCGACGGCACCACCACCGCGACGGTTCTGGCCCAGGCGATCGTGCGCGAAGGCACCAAATCCGTGGCCGCCGGCATGAATCCGATGGACCTGAAGCGCGGCATCGACCTCGCCGTCGAGGCCGTCGTGAAAGACCTCAAGAGCCACGCCAAGAAGGTCAGCGCGAATGACGAGATCGCCCAGGTCGGCACCATCTCGGCCAATGGCGACCACGAGATAGGCCGCTTCCTGGCTGACGCAATGGCGAAGGTCGGCAATGAAGGTGTCATCACTGTCGAAGAGGCCAAGAGCCTGCAGACCGAGCTCGAAGTGGTCGAGGGCATGCAGTTCGACCGCGGCTATGTCTCGCCTTATTTCATCACCAATGCCGACAAGATGCGCGTCGAGCTCGAAGAGCCCTATGTGCTGATCCACGAGAAGAAGCTGTCCAACCTGCAGGCGATCCTGCCGGTGCTGGAAGCCGTCGTGCAGTCGGGCAAGCCCCTGCTCATCATTGCGGAAGAGGTCGAGGGCGAGGCGCTGGCTACGCTGGTCGTCAACAAGCTGCGCGGTGGCCTCAAGGTTGCGGCGGTCAAGGCGCCTGGCTTTGGCGACCGCCGCAAGGCCATGCTGGAGGACATCGCGATCCTGACCGGTGGCACGGCGATCTCCGAGGATCTCGGCATCAAGCTCGAGAACGTCACCCTCGCTATGCTCGGCCACGCCAAGAAGGTCGCGATCGACAAGGACAACACCACGATCGTCGATGGCGCCGGCAAGAAGGCGGAGATCGAGGCCCGCATCAAGCAGATCCGCGGCCAGATCGAGGAGACGACCTCCGACTACGACCGCGAGAAGCTGCAGGAGCGGCTGGCCAAGCTCTCCGGCGGCGTGGCGGTGATCCGCGTCGGCGGCGCGACCGAAGTCGAGGTGAAGGAGAAAAAGGACCGCGTCGATGACGCGCTGCATGCGACCCGTGCGGCGGTCGAGGAAGGCATCCTGCCCGGCGGTGGCATCGCGCTGCTGCGCGCGCTGAAGGCGCTCGAAGGCCTCAAGCCCGAGAATGAGGACCAGCGTGCCGGTGTCGAGATCGTGCGCCGTGCCATCCAGGTGCCGGCGCGCCAGATCGCGCAGAACGCCGGTGCCGACGGCTCGGTCGTGGTCGGCAAGCTCCTGGAGAAGAGCGACTACAGCTGGGGCTACAACGCTGCGACCGGCGAGTATCAGGACCTGGTCCGTGCCGGCATCATCGATCCGGCGAAGGTGGTGCGCACCGCGCTGCAGGATGCGGCCTCGGTTGCGTCCCTGCTCATCACCACCGAGGCCCTGATCGCCGAGAAGCCGAAGCGGGACAAGGCGCCCGCGCCGGCTGGCATGGGCGATATGGACTTCTAAACCTGTCGAAGGCCCGGCCTCGCTGGGCCGGGCCTTCGTCGTTCAATAGACGGCCCTGGAGGAGCCGTGGGAGCAATGCCATGAAGATGGACATTTTGAACAAGATTCTTCACGACGGCGCTATCGTGCCGAAGCGCCACTTCGCCTTCCCGCAAGAGGTGACCGACGATCCATCTCTCAGCACGGAAGAAAAGCGCGCCATTCTCTGCGAGTGGGCCTCGGACGCCTGTGCCGTCCCCTCATTCCCGACCTTGCGAATGCTGCCGGGTACGACCTTTCCGGTGACGTTCTCGGCTGTCATGGATGCACTGGCAGAGTTGGATCGCCAGACCTTCCTGCAAGACGAGGCGCGCGCATCCCGCGGGACTTCAACGGTCGTGCCGCTGCCCCGCAGGGACCGCGCCTCGCCCTTACGGTCCGCGACAGCGCAGCCTCTGCAAGCGTGATCCAGCCCAGGAGCAGACGATGTGCGCATCGGCGGACAAGCTGATCACCGGCGCGGCGGTGCTTCTTTTCGTAACCGTCGCCACCGTTTCACCTGCGAAGGCGGAAGCGCTCGAGTGCAAGGATACGATCCTGAACGAACCGGCGTTTCATCTGCGCACCGATGTCCAGAACTCCACCGTAACGCTGGAGCCGACGCCGAGTTCGTTCATCGCCCCGCAGGGGATTTACACGCTTCCCGCGCAGCAGGCGAACGGCGCGCTCAAATGGGCGATGCCGCACGCTCTGGGCACGCTGGAGTTTGTGCTCGACGGAAAGACCGGCGCCGTGACCGTCGACCGGCTCTCAAGCGGTCGGCGCGAAAACTACGCAGGCTTTTCATGCACGAAAGCCACGGACACAAGTCCGCAAACCTGAACGTGTCGAAATGGAGAAAGAGATGAGACCCACGCGAAACAGAATCGCCTCCCGGCTTCTGGCCTCATGCCTTGCGCTCGCCACCGTGCCGAGCGTGGCCATAGCCGCAGTTTCAAACCCGCCCAGCAACGCCGCGGTGACGAATGCGGCGCCTCCTTCCGGGCAATATGCGCCGCCGCCGTCTGGTGCCGAAACCTCGGGATCGGCATATGACGATCGCGCTCAGCGCTATGATCGCGACTATGCCGATCATTATTCGCACTGGGCCGCGCAGAATTGTGTCGATGAACGCAATAGCAATACCGCGGCGGGCGCCATCATCGGCGGTGTCCTCGGAGCTGCCCTTGGCGCAGGTGCCAGTCACGGGCATGCGGCCGGAGCTCTCGCAGGCGGCGCGGTTGGTGCGGTCGCCGGCGCTGCGGTCGGAAATGCGAGCACGGCCTGTCCGCCCGGATATGTCGTGCGCGCCGGTTCGCCGGCCTTCTACTATGATGGCCCGATCTATTACGGTCCCGACGTGGTTTACGGTCCGGCCTGGTATCAGCCCTGGGTGTGGGTCGATGGACATTGGATCTACCGGCCCTATCGCTACTGGTACTGGTATCATCCCGTCTACTGGCGCCCGGGCTGGCATGCGGGGCCTTGGCACTATTCCTATCACCGGTGGTGAGCCCCTTCGATCCCTACGCGGATGGCCCCTTAGGGGGAACAAGTCGGATGGAGTCTGGCAGGTAGCCGAGCGGCTCGGGCCTTAAAGCCTGAACCGCTGCTATCTGCTTCTGCCCGAGCGCCGGGTTCATCGTTTAGTGCAGGTCGATATCTCCGGCTGGCCCTGCGGGTCGCCGGGATTAGCATCGGTCACCGCGGACTCCGGCTGCATAGCGTTACCAATATTGGATAGCGCGCTGACGCAGAAGCGACACGAGGCTAGTTCCAGCCCAATTGCATCGGCTCCGAATGGGCTTGCAACACACAATGATTCATACCATACCATATTACTATATAATGTGAACTCCAGGTGTGCGAGCCTTCCATGAGCGATGCGGCGGAATTCCTCTGGTACATTCCCAATCAAATCATACCTGGGCATCGCGGCGATTCGGCCGGCGAAGGCCATAACAGCCTGGATACCCTCACCCGCCACGCGAGGGCGCTGGAAGATCATGGCTGGAAAGGCGCGCTGATCGGCACCGGCTGGGGACGGCCTGACACCTTTACCGTTGCGACCGCGCTCACCGCGCGGACGACCAGCTTCGAGCCCTTGATTGCCATCCGTCCGGGATACTGGCGACCGGCCAACTTCGCCTCCGCCGCGGCCACCCTCGATCATCTTTCGGGCGGCCGCGTGCGCATCAACATCGTTTCGGGCAAGGACAATTTGGCGGCCTATGGCGACAGTGAAGGCGACCAGGCGCACCGCTATGCCCGGACCAAGGAATTCATGCGGCTGATCCGCCGGCTCTGGACCGAGGAGAATGTCACCTTTGCGGGCGAGCACTTCCAGGTAACCGACTCCACCGTCCAGCCGCGCCTTCCCGCGCGAGGAGACCGCAAGCATCCCAGGCTTTATTTCGGCGGCGCGTCGGAAGCGGCCGAACGGGTGTCGGCGACGGAATCCGATGTCCAACTCTTCTGGGGCGAGCCGCTGGACGGGGTGCGCGAGCGCATCGAGCGCCTCAAGGCGTTGAGCAAGCAGCTGGACCGCGATTTGCCGCCGCTGGAATTCGGCTTGCGGATCACAACCTTCGTGCGCGACACCGCCGAGCAGGCTTGGGCCGATGCGGAAGCAAGGGTCGCCGAGATGGCCAAGAAGACGGAGGATGGCTTCGACTATCACCGTCGCTCGGTCGCGGTGGGCCAGCAGCGGCTGCTGAATCTGCAGGCGCGGGGCGACGTTCTGGACGACAATCTCTACACCGCGCCGGGCAGGTTCGGCGGCGGCGGCGCGGGTACGACCTGGCTGGTCGGCTCGGCGGCGGATGTCGCAAGGTCGTTGAAGAAATACCGCGACCTGGGCATTTCCCATTTCGTGCTGTCGGACACCCCCTACTTGAACGAGATCAAGCGACAGGGCGATCAGCTGCTTCCGCTGTTACGCGACTGACAGTCGTTGCGCGGGCAGGGTAAAACCATATCGATGTAGTATACATCCACAAGGCGATGGAAATGGGCTTGCGCGTTTCGACGATCGTTGCCGCCGTTATGGCGGTCCTGCTGGTCGCGCCGGGCGTTAGCGCGGCGGACTTGCCGCTCAATGCGCCGCTGCCCGACAAGGTTCCTCCCGGCACCACGCTGGTGGTGGGCGGTCCCACGCTGGAGACCGCGTTCAGGCTCTCGGGCGAGTTGCAGAGGCTGCCCTTCAAGGTGGTCTTCACCACGTTCAGCGGCGGCCCGGCGGTGCTGGATGCCTTCCGCGCAAACGCGCTGGATGTGGGTTTGGGCAACGACATCCCGGCGATCCATGAGACTTTCATCGGTTTCGATGTGCGGATCGTCGCGGTGGCGGGACGGCGCGGCGGCACAAGCGGCGTGTCGTTCGGCATCGCACCGGGCGCGAACATCCGCACGCCGGCCGACCTGCGCGGCAAGCGTATTGCCTACAGCGCCGGCCAGGCCCAGGGCTCGGTGGTTTTGCGCACCCTCAGCCGCTATGGCATCGCCAAGGATCAGGTGACGCTGGTGCCGCTGCCCTCCCGCAACGACGTTTATGTCAATGCGCTTAAATCGCACCTTGTCGATGCGGCGCCGCTCGGCGCCACCGTTTTCACCAAGCACTACATCGACGATTTCGGCCGGGACGGCGCCAGAATCCTGACGCCGGCGGGCGTGCCGGAAAATCCGATCAACCTGTGGGTGAGGACCGATACACTGAAAGATCCGGCCAAGGCTGCGGCGCTTAAACTGTATCTGCAGGCTTACATTCGGGCCCAGCACTGGGTGGATACCCACCGGGAGCAATGGATCGACGCTTATTATATCAAGAACCAGGGCCTTTCGCATGCCGATGCGGACTATCTGGTGAGCAGCACCGGCGCGTTCGTCTTCCTTGCCAACTGGGACCAGGCCATCCGCGACGAGCAGGAAACCATCAACTTCATGGCGCGGGAGACGGGGCAGAAGCCCTTCGATGCGCGCACGATCTTCGACCGACGCTTCGAGTCCGTTGCGGCGCAGGCGCTGGGCGCCAAGATCGGGAAATAGATAGGCGACAATAAAAGGGTCGGGCGGCGACGCGGGACTTTCTTTTCGAACCTAGCCCGATCAGGCAACGATGCGGCCCTGATAAGGGTGGCCGGGATCGTTGTAGCCAGGCGTCGAGGGATGGCCGGTAGCGACGAAGCGGTCGATCAGCGCTTCATCCTCCGCTGTGAAGCGGTAGGCGAGGGCCGGGACATAATCCTCCCACTGCGCCAGGGTGCGAGGCCCGGTGATCGCCGACGTGATCAGCTTGTTGTTCAGCACCCAGGCCAGGGCGAACTGGCCGGGGGTGATGCCGAGCGTTTCGACATGGCGCTTGATCGCCTGCGCCAGCTCCAGCGATTCCGGCCGGTATTCGGTCTGCTGCATGCGTACGTCCTTGCGGCCGGCGCGGCTGTCCGGATCGGGCGCTTTGTCGGGATCGTATTTGGCCGTCAGCACACCGCGCGCCAGGGGGCTGTAGGGCACAACGCCGACACCGTAATGGAAGCAGGCGGTGAGATGTTCCTGCTCGATCTGGCGGTTGGCCAAATTGTAGAGCGGCTGGCTGGCGGCCGGACGGTCGACGCCCAGCGCGTCGGCGATATGCGAGAATTCGGCGATCTTCCAGCTGCGGTGGTTGGAAAGGCCGTAATAGCGCAGCTTGCCGGCCTTGATCAGGTCGCCCAGCGCGCCGACTTGTTCCTCCACCCGCACATCCCGATCCTCGCGGTGGATATAGACCAGGTCAATATAGTCGGTGCGAAGGCGCTTCAGGCTGGCCTCGACCGCCTGCACGATATATTTGCGCGAGGCGCCGCTCTGGTTGGGCCAGACGCTTTGGCCGCCGGCGAATTTGGTCGCCAGAATCCACTTGTCGCGGTTGGGCGCGATCAGCCGGCCCACCACGTCCTCCGATTTGCCGGCATTGTAGACGTCGGCGGTGTCCAGGAAATTGACGCCCTGCTCGAAAGCGCGGGCGGCAATCTGTCCAGCCACGGCTTCGTCGGTCTGGTTGCCGAACATCATGGTGCCGAGGCAAAGCGGGGAAACCTGGATGCCGCTACGGCCCAACTGACGATATTTCATATTTTCCACTTCAAGGATGATCGATGCGAAGGCTGTCGGCTCAGATGGCGGCCAGTGCCTCTTCGGGACTGGCATAGACGCCCATCTGGGCGAGCAATCTGGCGCGCAGAGCCCGCCGGCCCGTGCCATTGCGCGTCTGGGGATCGACGGCGAAATCGGTGACCAGCTTGCCTTCCTCCAGCACGACGATCCGGTCGGCCAGCTTGATGGCCTCCTCGACATCATGGGTGACCAGCAGCACGGCGGGGCGGTGACGCTGGCACAGGCGACGCAGCAGATCGTGCATGCGCAAGCGCGTCAGGGCATCCAGGGCGCTGAAAGGCTCGTCGGCCAGCAGCAGGTCGGGCGCGCGCACCAGCGAGCGCGCCAGGGCGGCGCGTTGCTGCTCGCCGCCGGAAAGCTGGTTCGGCCAGGCAAAGGCGCGGCTGGTAAGTTCGACCTCTTCCAGCGCCTGCACGGCGCGCTTTTTTACGTCCGGCCCTTGCAGGCCCAGGGTGACATTGTCGATCACCCGCTTCCAGGGCAGCAGGCGCGCATCCTGGAAGACCACCGAGACATTCTGCGGCACCACCAGTTCCCCGGAGCCGGCGACGCCGTGGTCGAACTGCGCCAGCGCCCGCAGCAGCGTACTCTTGCCGGAGCCGCTGCGGCCCAGCAGGGCCACGAACTCGCCCTTTTGGATGTCGAGGTCCAGGCCGTTGAGCACACCGCGGCCGCTGAAGCCGCGCGTCAGGCCGCGGACCCGCACGGTGGGAAAGGCATTCAATTCGCGAAGGTGCGCTGCCATGACAAGGCTCTTTTCTGAATGAGGCGGACGACCGCGTCCGAGGCGAAGCCGAGCGCGGCATAGACCACCAGGCCCACCAGCACGACGTTGATCTGCCCATAGCTGCCGGCCAGGTTGATCATGTAGCCGATGCCGCTGGTGGCGTTGATCTGCTCGACCACGACCAGCGCCAGCCAGGCGCCGGTGACGCCGAAGCGCAGGCCCAGCAGCAGGCCTGGAAGCGCGCCCGGCAGCACGACATGCCAGATGAAGCCGGGATAGCCGAGGTCCAGCGAGTCGGCCAGCTCGATGAATCGGCTGTCGATACCGCGCAGATAGGAATGAACGTTGATGTAGACCGGGATGAAGACGGTGATCGCGATGATGATCACCTTCATGGATTCGCCGATGCCCAGATACAGCATCAGCAACGGGATCAGCGCCAGGGTGGGAATGGCGCGCTTGATCTGGATGATGCCGTCGACGAGATATTCGCCGAGGCGGCTGAGGCCCGAAACCAGCGCCACCAGCACGCCCGCGGCAACGCCGATGCCGAAGCCCTGCGCCACGCGCAGCAGCGACACCAGCAGATTATCCTGCAGGCGACCGTCCGCGATCAGGTCGCGCGCGGTGCTGACCACGGTCCAGGGCGCAGGCAGCGAGCGTTCGTCGATCGCGCCGGTGGCTGAGCCGATGATCCAGGCGGCCAGCAGCAGGATCGGTCCGAAGGTCCAGCCATAGCGGATGGGCTTGCCCAGCCGCAGCGAACGCCGCCGCCGCGCCACCGGCTTGGGCTCAAACGGGGAGGATGCCGCAATGCCGGCGGGTTCGGGAACGGCAGATACGAATTTGGTGTCAACACTCGCGATCGACATGGCGGTTCCTGTCACCGGTCCGATTACCGTGTTAAAGTCTATCTATCTCATAGAGATTGAACAAGACGGTGCCGTCGGCGTCGCAAGATATGGAAACCGGAGTTTTTCGATGATCAGCCAGGCCCCTGAATCCCTGTTTTGGGCGCGCAACCGCGATCCCGACAGTCCTGCCCCCGGTCCCTGGAACGATGTTGTCGCCGGCTTGGTCAATCACCGTTCCGTGCGCAACTTCGCCTCTGCCGCCCTGCCGCAGGGATTGGCGGAGACGCTGGTGGCCGCCGCGCAATCCGCCGCCAGTTCCTCAAACCTGCAGACCTGGAGCGTGGTGGCGGTGGAAGACGCCGCGCGCAAGGCGCGGCTCAGCGAACTGGCCGGGAACCAGGCTTTCGTCCGTCAGGCGCCCCTGTTCCTGGTCTGGCTGGCGGATCTGTCTCGCAATGAGCGCGTGGCGGCGGAGCGTCAGATCAAACTGGAAGCGATCGATTATCTGGAGACGCTCTTCATCGGCATCATCGACGCGGCACTCGCCGCCCAGAATGCGGTAGTAGCGCTGGAATCGCTT
Above is a window of Rhizomicrobium sp. DNA encoding:
- a CDS encoding aldo/keto reductase, which produces MKYRQLGRSGIQVSPLCLGTMMFGNQTDEAVAGQIAARAFEQGVNFLDTADVYNAGKSEDVVGRLIAPNRDKWILATKFAGGQSVWPNQSGASRKYIVQAVEASLKRLRTDYIDLVYIHREDRDVRVEEQVGALGDLIKAGKLRYYGLSNHRSWKIAEFSHIADALGVDRPAASQPLYNLANRQIEQEHLTACFHYGVGVVPYSPLARGVLTAKYDPDKAPDPDSRAGRKDVRMQQTEYRPESLELAQAIKRHVETLGITPGQFALAWVLNNKLITSAITGPRTLAQWEDYVPALAYRFTAEDEALIDRFVATGHPSTPGYNDPGHPYQGRIVA
- a CDS encoding NADPH-dependent oxidoreductase, with protein sequence MAVPVTGPITVLKSIYLIEIEQDGAVGVARYGNRSFSMISQAPESLFWARNRDPDSPAPGPWNDVVAGLVNHRSVRNFASAALPQGLAETLVAAAQSAASSSNLQTWSVVAVEDAARKARLSELAGNQAFVRQAPLFLVWLADLSRNERVAAERQIKLEAIDYLETLFIGIIDAALAAQNAVVALESLGLGAVYVGAIRNKPELVATELGLPPRVMAVFGLAVGYPDPTVASGVKPRLPQRAVLHREQYDKTPQPEAVLHYDAQMSDFQREQNMDVIGWLGRTIPRLRSVKSLAGRDRMREALANLGFELR
- a CDS encoding ABC transporter ATP-binding protein, translated to MAAHLRELNAFPTVRVRGLTRGFSGRGVLNGLDLDIQKGEFVALLGRSGSGKSTLLRALAQFDHGVAGSGELVVPQNVSVVFQDARLLPWKRVIDNVTLGLQGPDVKKRAVQALEEVELTSRAFAWPNQLSGGEQQRAALARSLVRAPDLLLADEPFSALDALTRLRMHDLLRRLCQRHRPAVLLVTHDVEEAIKLADRIVVLEEGKLVTDFAVDPQTRNGTGRRALRARLLAQMGVYASPEEALAAI
- a CDS encoding ABC transporter permease, encoding MSIASVDTKFVSAVPEPAGIAASSPFEPKPVARRRRSLRLGKPIRYGWTFGPILLLAAWIIGSATGAIDERSLPAPWTVVSTARDLIADGRLQDNLLVSLLRVAQGFGIGVAAGVLVALVSGLSRLGEYLVDGIIQIKRAIPTLALIPLLMLYLGIGESMKVIIIAITVFIPVYINVHSYLRGIDSRFIELADSLDLGYPGFIWHVVLPGALPGLLLGLRFGVTGAWLALVVVEQINATSGIGYMINLAGSYGQINVVLVGLVVYAALGFASDAVVRLIQKRALSWQRTFAN